A portion of the Gemmatimonas sp. UBA7669 genome contains these proteins:
- a CDS encoding PadR family transcriptional regulator — translation MKPNWFYILLSLATGPRHGSAIQDEARALSDGAVRLWPATLYGSLEELVRQGWIEELPEQDRPAGGLGRERFYRLTAVGRELLEAECARLEQMARTARARLAGMEALA, via the coding sequence ATGAAACCCAACTGGTTCTACATCCTCCTTTCGCTGGCCACCGGCCCCAGGCACGGCAGCGCCATCCAGGACGAGGCCCGTGCACTCAGCGACGGCGCCGTCCGGCTCTGGCCCGCCACCCTGTACGGTTCCCTCGAAGAACTCGTGCGCCAGGGCTGGATTGAGGAGCTGCCCGAGCAGGACCGCCCGGCCGGCGGCCTCGGTCGTGAGCGCTTCTATCGACTGACAGCGGTCGGCCGGGAGTTGCTCGAGGCCGAATGCGCGCGCCTGGAGCAAATGGCCCGCACCGCACGGGCCAGACTGGCTGGCATGGAGGCACTGGCATGA
- a CDS encoding RES family NAD+ phosphorylase, producing MSLAWRLARSRYRALDGEGARRAGGRWNSKGVAVVYASSTLSLAALELLVHVDPANAPDDLVALGIEVPDDLLPETVAHADLPHAWRATEPPATCRAVGDHFVARGETLVLSIPSVIIPLERNLLINPQHADMSRLQVVHEAPFQFDPRLLLG from the coding sequence TTGAGTCTCGCTTGGCGCCTCGCCCGTTCCCGCTATCGTGCACTCGATGGTGAGGGGGCGCGCCGCGCCGGTGGCCGCTGGAACAGCAAAGGCGTCGCCGTGGTCTACGCCTCCAGCACGCTGTCACTGGCCGCGCTGGAGTTGCTGGTGCACGTCGATCCGGCCAACGCACCAGATGATCTCGTGGCACTGGGTATCGAGGTGCCAGACGACCTGCTTCCCGAGACGGTCGCGCATGCCGATCTGCCGCATGCCTGGCGGGCCACAGAGCCGCCGGCAACGTGCCGCGCAGTCGGTGATCATTTTGTCGCGCGCGGCGAAACGCTCGTCCTGTCGATACCCTCGGTGATCATTCCGCTGGAGCGAAATCTGCTCATCAATCCACAGCACGCGGACATGTCGCGTTTGCAGGTCGTGCACGAAGCGCCGTTTCAGTTTGATCCGCGGTTGCTGCTTGGCTGA
- a CDS encoding TraR/DksA family transcriptional regulator produces the protein MNTLPHTNAHLSMTEIRWLVNELNTDRARLARALALMEETLGDEAATARAQLESQHDAVLAALERVATGSYGLCERCGEAIPYGRLLVMPEVTHCVGCQR, from the coding sequence ATGAACACTCTGCCCCACACCAACGCACACCTCAGCATGACGGAAATCCGCTGGCTCGTGAACGAGCTCAATACCGATCGTGCTCGGCTGGCGCGGGCGCTGGCGCTGATGGAAGAGACGCTGGGCGACGAAGCCGCCACGGCGCGTGCGCAGCTCGAGTCGCAACACGACGCGGTGCTGGCGGCACTCGAGCGGGTAGCCACGGGCAGCTACGGCCTCTGCGAACGCTGCGGCGAAGCCATCCCGTACGGCCGGCTGCTGGTGATGCCCGAGGTCACGCACTGTGTGGGCTGCCAGCGCTAG
- the parS gene encoding type II toxin-antitoxin system Xre/ParS family antitoxin — protein MSADTVSAMLGGAAVLGEVVESDLDLAIQVRQGLPSASLQYVANALRPMMTREAVYAVVGSERTLQRKQKSRERLSAAESDRLARLARIAVRAAEALGSQEKANRWLVTPNRALGGQPPIELVHTDTGTVLVEDVLDRIEHGVIG, from the coding sequence ATGTCGGCAGATACGGTTTCCGCGATGCTCGGCGGAGCGGCCGTCCTGGGCGAGGTCGTGGAAAGTGATCTCGACCTCGCCATTCAGGTGCGGCAGGGGCTCCCCTCGGCATCGTTGCAGTATGTGGCCAACGCGCTCAGGCCCATGATGACACGTGAGGCGGTGTACGCCGTGGTGGGCAGTGAGCGCACCTTGCAGCGCAAGCAGAAGTCGCGAGAGCGTCTTTCGGCGGCGGAGTCCGACCGTCTGGCGCGACTCGCGCGTATTGCGGTGCGTGCCGCCGAAGCCCTGGGTTCACAGGAAAAGGCCAACCGCTGGCTTGTGACACCCAATCGCGCCCTCGGTGGTCAACCGCCCATCGAGCTGGTACACACCGACACGGGCACGGTGTTGGTCGAGGACGTCCTCGATCGCATCGAGCATGGCGTGATCGGTTGA
- a CDS encoding M91 family zinc metallopeptidase, whose amino-acid sequence MAETTSKLPDFPGFAVRYDPSKNPFFQAIMVENLRILDSKEIGKSLLKQIGEASPKHRGQFPDGVNVMCTPYHINYTQSGFSRQGQFTGDGGFKVEGMKPSTAASHNLKNCPFHIAGSSFNKADDPSFNDKGRGTVCWMAFSNAQFITSKGETAQPFIVLAHELIHSLHCLTGTHNGSEEELMTSGIGKYSDLPMSENAFRKAFGLPPRVSY is encoded by the coding sequence GTGGCTGAAACAACCAGCAAGCTGCCCGATTTCCCGGGCTTCGCCGTTCGTTACGATCCGTCCAAGAACCCGTTTTTCCAGGCCATCATGGTGGAGAACCTGCGGATCCTGGACAGCAAGGAGATTGGCAAGTCGCTGCTGAAGCAGATCGGCGAGGCGTCACCCAAGCACCGCGGCCAGTTCCCCGACGGCGTGAACGTGATGTGCACGCCATACCACATCAACTACACGCAGTCGGGCTTTTCGCGTCAGGGCCAGTTCACGGGGGACGGGGGCTTCAAGGTGGAGGGCATGAAGCCGTCCACCGCCGCCTCGCATAACCTGAAGAACTGCCCGTTCCATATTGCCGGAAGCAGCTTCAACAAGGCGGACGATCCCTCATTCAACGACAAGGGACGGGGCACGGTGTGCTGGATGGCCTTCAGCAATGCGCAGTTCATCACCAGCAAGGGTGAGACCGCGCAGCCGTTCATCGTGCTGGCGCATGAGCTGATTCACTCGCTGCACTGTCTCACCGGCACGCACAACGGGTCGGAGGAAGAGCTGATGACCAGCGGCATCGGCAAGTACTCCGATCTGCCGATGTCGGAGAACGCGTTCCGCAAAGCGTTCGGCTTGCCGCCGCGGGTGTCGTACTAA
- a CDS encoding LptF/LptG family permease, protein MSASTSQSATHRVWRTAYRALLVLLPRELRERHGSAMLDLFARELARKEAQGLFATSAAALAGLGDLLGRGLRERIADERRGFGQAERTVLRNSVLSFALAFFVLTDIMLALSMGRQSRSMSAEQWLSVLWYSVPYIAAMTIPMALFVAVLAALNKKGRHATPPEREEDSGKTPRMMPLALLGVVVTILAYGLNTQVLPKANTELQWLQSGKRDGFRGDRSLTPRELQDRWRELETQLASGRTSRAESNARELINNYRVEYHKKYAISAACLFLTLFAVSLTRRLRRIPIAWQVPLTVAVFSGYYVLFIVGESLGDSGMLSPSLAMWSANLTLLLLTLLLLTPGLSARAHRPVAW, encoded by the coding sequence ATGAGCGCCTCAACTTCACAATCTGCCACGCATCGCGTGTGGCGCACGGCCTATCGTGCGCTGCTGGTTCTGCTGCCTCGCGAGCTGCGCGAGCGTCACGGCAGCGCCATGCTCGATCTGTTTGCACGCGAGCTCGCGCGCAAAGAAGCGCAGGGCCTGTTCGCCACCAGCGCTGCGGCACTCGCAGGGCTTGGTGATCTGCTTGGCCGCGGACTGCGTGAGCGCATTGCCGACGAAAGGCGGGGCTTCGGTCAGGCAGAGCGCACGGTGCTCAGAAACTCCGTGCTGTCCTTCGCCCTCGCGTTCTTTGTGCTCACTGATATCATGCTGGCGCTGTCCATGGGACGCCAATCCCGCAGTATGTCGGCCGAACAGTGGCTCAGCGTGCTCTGGTACTCGGTGCCCTATATCGCGGCCATGACAATACCCATGGCGCTGTTCGTGGCCGTGCTGGCAGCGTTGAACAAAAAGGGCAGACATGCCACGCCGCCGGAGCGCGAGGAGGACAGCGGGAAAACGCCGCGCATGATGCCGCTGGCACTGCTGGGTGTGGTGGTCACCATACTTGCGTACGGGCTGAACACGCAGGTGTTGCCGAAAGCCAACACCGAACTGCAGTGGCTGCAGTCTGGCAAACGGGATGGCTTCAGGGGTGACCGCAGCCTCACACCGCGCGAGCTGCAGGACCGGTGGCGCGAGCTCGAAACGCAACTCGCGTCTGGTCGAACAAGCAGGGCTGAAAGCAACGCCCGTGAGTTGATCAACAACTACCGCGTTGAGTACCACAAGAAGTACGCGATCTCGGCGGCCTGCCTGTTCCTCACACTCTTTGCCGTTTCCCTGACGAGGCGCCTACGGCGCATCCCGATAGCCTGGCAGGTGCCGCTCACTGTGGCGGTGTTCAGCGGGTACTACGTGCTGTTCATTGTCGGTGAGTCGCTGGGAGACAGCGGCATGCTCTCTCCATCCCTTGCGATGTGGAGCGCCAACCTCACGCTGTTGCTGCTCACGCTGTTGCTGCTCACGCCGGGGCTCAGCGCCCGCGCACATCGCCCGGTTGCCTGGTGA